In Clarias gariepinus isolate MV-2021 ecotype Netherlands chromosome 9, CGAR_prim_01v2, whole genome shotgun sequence, a single window of DNA contains:
- the ocstamp gene encoding osteoclast stimulatory transmembrane protein: MCVCEQIPLPYDVDKRSFTHFTIWIPVLQFIFLFSSLLCCLFSVHSKMFLKTNWPTFRASVRNALGFLWSAYSTPTPKSGKHLFTLLLLCLGISASTGALLFHWLNGLLRYHPQTAGIATGIYTIAILIFTFLVHPFRCAFTLMFPTLGTQQGRKLVLSLCVIIVLIYVLPNIATNIAELTHLVKCTSENVAHSVLNSSALSNIIKSDLVSKVKNIRDLAFTTFGETLTSFDHSTDIDVTGLRENLKKLSKHVGQDFSKAIHQLEELKILLSRIFAAGLVIYLFMDSAIYLKSYLTLMRFDNVYITGLLKTNACKRGIEVEAKDVKNGVNVTSFKMSKRELFKCLLPVLMITLYLMMTVMLLVLDHIVHYAVVTGGHGLLDIPPTDISLDIHFKVYYKHNTCAIFGCGPSEVVNFARMYNATISSDVNQCKTRPSQLNAGVILALLLLYFLSYCLAFLEVYARRLRRKVAASFFQPQEEKRITFLLNQIMTKKKKKQAKQAELESNENKKQENDKRVLRLLPLARLTACFPARKDNAVKHTDENQKPDP; the protein is encoded by the exons atgtgtgtttgtgaacagaTTCCACTTCCATATGATGTTGACAAACGGTCATTTACTCATTTTACCATCTGGATCCCTGTCCTTCAGTTCATCTTTCTATTTTCTTCACTACTCTGCTGTTTATTCTCTGTACACAGCAAAATGTTTCTCAAGACTAACTGGCCCACATTCAG AGCATCGGTAAGGAATGCCCTAGGTTTCCTCTGGTCCGCCTATTCTACTCCGACCCCAAAAAGTGGCAAACACTTATTTACCCTCCTGCTGCTTTGTTTGGGCATCTCCGCAAGCACTGGTGCTTTACTCTTCCACTGGCTAAATGGGCTGTTAAGGTACCACCCACAGACTGCGGGCATCGCCACAGGAATCTACACGATAGCCATCTTGATCTTTACATTTCTCGTACATCCTTTTCGTTGTGCATTCACACTGATGTTTCCAACACTAGGGACACAACAGGGGCGCAAACTCGTTCTCTCCTTATGTGTAATAATCGTGCTGATTTATGTTCTGCCGAACATTGCCACTAACATAGCTGAACTTACACACCTTGTGAAGTGTACGTCAGAGAACGTCGCTCACAGTGTCCTAAATTCTTCGGCATTAAGCAACATTATAAAGAGCGATTTGGTTTctaaagttaaaaatattaGGGATTTGGCTTTTACGACATTTGGGGAGACACTAACTAGTTTTGACCACAGCACAGACATTGACGTGACTGGTCTaagagaaaatctaaaaaagttAAGCAAACATGTCGGGCAGGATTTTTCCAAAGCCATACATCAACTAGAGGAACTGAAAATCCTTTTAAGCAGAATATTTGCTGCTGGTTTAGTGATCTACCTTTTTATGGATTCAGCCATTTACCTGAAATCATACCTGACATTGATGAGATTTGATAATGTCTACATTACAGGGCTGCTCAAAACAAATGCATGTAAAAGAGGAATCGAAGTAGAGGCGAAGGATGTAAAAAATGGAGTGAATGTCACCAGCTTTAAAATGTCGAAAAGAGAACTCTTTAAGTGTTTACTTCCTGTTCTCATGATCACATTGTACCTGATGATGACAGTCATGCTTCTAGTACTTGACCACATAGTGCATTATGCTGTGGTAACAGGCGGGCATGGACTTTTGGACATTCCACCAACTGACATTTCCTTGGACATTCATTTTAAG GTTTATTATAAGCATAACACCTGTGCTATATTTGGCTGCGGACCCTCTGAAGTGGTGAACTTTGCCAGAATGTACAATGCCACCATTAGTTCTGATGTGAATCAGTGCAAGACCAGACCAAGCCAGCTGAATGCAGGTGTGATCCTCGCGCTGCTTCTGCTCTACTTCCTGAGTTACTGTCTCGCTTTCCTGGAGGTCTATGCTCGACGCCTTCGCAGGAAAGTGGCTGCTTCCTTTTTCCAGCCACAAGAGGAGAAAAGAATCACATTTCTTCTTAATCAAATTATgaccaagaaaaagaaaaaacaagcgaAACAGGCGGAACTTGAAAGTAATGAGAACAAGAAGCAGGAAAATGATAAAAGAGTATTAAGGCTTTTGCCTCTTGCTAGATTAACTGCATGCTTCCCAGCAAGAAAAGACAATGCAGTCAAGCATACTGATGAAAACCAGAAGCCAGATCCCTAA
- the LOC128530837 gene encoding uncharacterized protein LOC128530837, whose protein sequence is MAAHSSKQTHKWTAEETRRLIRFRGENEQFFLKSKYGAKKLWQTLIKDLELEGIVTGQQASKKWENLKKKYKDLRTPKTGSGTDAGEVTAATWQYFDAMHEVLGARPSVDPPVVVASLTDEEPTAIVMEIVEPSTATATSTTETSPLPNTSGASAAAPTAIASPLTSSPRKKRKTNPIVDFLVAESRKEQKRHEESEAKTERFLNLFEKMIDKM, encoded by the exons atggccgctcactcgagcaagcagacccataaat GGACGGCCGAGGAAACCCGAAGGCTCATCCGTTTTCGTGGTGAAAatgagcaattttttttaaagtcaaaataCGGCGCAAAAAAACTTTGGCA GACATTAATAAAAGACCTGGAGTTGGAGGGAATAGTGACGGGCCAACAGGCATCAAAAAAATGGGagaatttaaagaagaaatataaG GATTTAAGAACACCTAAAACTGGTTCAGGAACAGATGCTGGAGAGGTAACAGCTGCAACATGGCAATATTTTGATGCCATGCATGAGGTGTTGGGTGCCAGACCTTCTGTGGACCCTCCTGTGGTGGTTGCATCACTCACTGATGAGGAACCAACAGCAATCGTCATG GAGATTGTTGAACCCAGTACTGCCACTGCAACAAGCACTACAGAAACCTCACCTTTGCCCAATACATCTGGAGCCAGCGCAGCAGCCCCCACAGCCATAGCAAGCCCCTTAACCTCATcacccagaaaaaaaagaaaaacaaatcccATTGTGGACTTTTTAGTTGCGGAGTCCCGGAAGGAGCAAAAACGCCACGAAGAGAGTGAGGCCAAGACTGAGAGGTTCCTTAATCTTTTTGAAAAAATGATTGATAAAATGTAG
- the LOC128530659 gene encoding putative nuclease HARBI1 produces the protein MSPSVIAVWIAAIFWHLSSANFVRRRRRRYLRHLSLLVDRAGADGPVSYCRLNHNVPILRLWFDEELELRQDFRLSRRAMNALQGLLHREHDHGWGNQLETLIYVYWLAHGLSYRVVSSVFGVPKATVHRVIHKVAQNIWVKLKNVIFFPRPEELQAVGQGFVELSRTPAFKNVVGAIDGTHIRIKPPRQHQIDYLNYKGYYSISMQAICDSCGRFLDIFVGYPGSVHDARVLKNSSFYRAQRYPPTGYIILGDGGYPCLDTPVCLITPYKEPVNGQIQGRFNYHHSRGRSIIERAFGIMKTRWRSTLFKALEVKPTFAPQVIASCAFLHNVCLDNGDLLEPDDDISREMFDSEPPREAMAHTETSGNGTRDGLAALVSGIVQDP, from the exons ATGTCGCCGTCAGTCATAGCAGTGTGGATTGCAGCGATTTTTTGGCATTTGTCTTCAGCAAATTTTGTGAGACGAAGGAGACGACGATATCTCCGCCACTTAAGTTTGCTTGTGGATCGGGCTGGG GCTGATGGTCCAGTATCATACTGCAGGCTAAACCATAACGTGCCAATTCTGCGGTTGTGGTTTGATGAGGAGCTTGAATTGAGGCAGGATTTTCGCCTGAGCAGAAGAGCCATGAATGCTTTACAGGGACTTTTGCACAGAGAACATGATCATGGCTGGGGTAATCAGCTGGAAACTCTTATTTATGTTTACTGGCTGGCTCATGGACTATCATACCGGGTAGTGTCCAGTGTTTTCGGTGTCCCAAAAGCAACAGTCCACCGTGTAATCCACAAAGTGGCACAAAACATATGGGTCAAACTAAAGAATGTCATCTTCTTTCCACGACCAGAGGAGCTGCAAGCAGTGGGACAAGGATTTGTTGAACTGTCAAGAACCcctgcatttaaaaatgttgttggTGCAATAGATGGCACACACATCAGGATCAAACCCCCACGGCAGCACCAAATAGACTATTTAAACTACAAGGGCTATTATTCCATCAGCATGCAAGCAATATGTGATTCCTGTGGACGGTTCCTAGATATATTTGTTGGTTATCCAGGGTCAGTTCATGACGCACGTGTACTGAAAAACAGTTCATTTTATAGGGCACAACGGTATCCCCCTACAGGGTACATTATACTGGGTGATGGGGGCTATCCATGTTTAGACACCCCAGTCTGCTTGATTACACCCTACAAAGAGCCAGTGAATGGACAAATCCAGGGGCGCTTTAATTACCACCACTCAAGGGGACGCAGCATAATTGAAAGGGCTTTTGGCATAATGAAGACAAGATGGAGGTCTACACTTTTTAAAGCTTTGGAAGTCAAACCAACATTTGCACCCCAGGTCATTGCTTCCTGTGCCTTTTTGCACAATGTGTGTTTGGACAATGGGGACCTGCTAGAACCTGATGATGACATTTCAAGGGAAATGTTTGACTCTGAACCTCCCCGGGAAGCTATGGCACACACCGAAACCTCTGGGAATGGTACAAGAGACGGATTGGCTGCCCTAGTTTCAGGCATTGTGCAGGACCCATGA